The Solibacillus sp. FSL W7-1436 genome window below encodes:
- a CDS encoding 5-formyltetrahydrofolate cyclo-ligase, which yields MEKRDYRKKVQEKLSNMTDQEYRERSLEIARQLLQEPSIQKADIIAITLSNQPEVDTTFIIEELWKLNKYVAVPKCNPKDRSMQFYKINSFDETERAYQNILEPIRERTELVKKERIDVMVVPGVVFDHHGYRIGFGGGYYDRYLVGFNGKRISLAFEEQLLNEIPRESHDLPVHILLTDKNRIICE from the coding sequence TTGGAGAAAAGAGATTACCGTAAAAAAGTGCAGGAAAAGTTGTCCAATATGACCGATCAGGAATATCGTGAACGTTCATTGGAAATCGCTCGGCAATTATTACAGGAACCATCTATTCAAAAAGCAGATATTATCGCAATTACTTTATCAAATCAGCCGGAAGTGGATACAACGTTTATTATTGAAGAATTATGGAAATTAAATAAATATGTTGCAGTTCCGAAATGTAATCCGAAAGATCGCTCGATGCAGTTTTACAAAATTAACAGTTTTGATGAAACCGAACGAGCATACCAAAATATATTAGAACCGATACGAGAAAGAACGGAACTGGTCAAAAAAGAACGAATTGATGTCATGGTCGTGCCGGGAGTTGTTTTTGATCATCACGGATACCGCATCGGATTTGGCGGGGGCTACTATGACCGCTATTTGGTTGGATTTAATGGAAAGCGGATCTCCTTGGCATTTGAGGAGCAGCTGTTAAACGAAATACCGAGAGAATCACATGATCTTCCGGTACATATACTACTTACAGACAAAAATCGCATAATCTGCGAATAA
- a CDS encoding DegV family protein has protein sequence MNKKIAWITDTAALLPESYIKEHSIHVLALNIVFEEGPLRETVDMTHDEFYDKLRNSKIHPKTSQPAFGEHVALYEKLKEQGYDCAIAIHTSEQLSGTVLSAPMAAEQAGFKSYVIDAKIGSYPMQVMLALGIELGKQGHSPEAIVEKIEAMRGKSELAFIPASLEQLHKSGRVSGMAMFLSNLLNIKLVIEYNKEGGVEVAKKVRADNRAKKAVIEKLERAILKSPVKEAAIIHCNNEAGAIEWKKELLKDFPSIQFTPTPLSACVGVHAGEGTLGLTWVRE, from the coding sequence ATGAATAAAAAGATTGCATGGATTACAGATACTGCAGCATTATTACCGGAAAGTTATATTAAAGAACATTCAATTCATGTGCTAGCGTTGAATATCGTTTTTGAAGAGGGCCCCCTTCGTGAAACAGTGGATATGACGCACGATGAATTTTATGATAAATTAAGAAATTCTAAAATACACCCGAAAACATCTCAGCCGGCATTCGGAGAGCATGTAGCTTTATATGAAAAATTAAAAGAACAGGGCTATGACTGTGCCATAGCGATTCATACTTCAGAGCAACTGTCGGGTACTGTGTTAAGTGCTCCAATGGCAGCAGAACAGGCGGGTTTTAAAAGTTATGTAATTGATGCGAAAATCGGTTCCTATCCAATGCAAGTCATGTTGGCACTCGGAATTGAGCTTGGAAAACAAGGACATAGCCCTGAAGCTATCGTAGAGAAAATAGAAGCAATGCGTGGCAAATCGGAACTTGCTTTTATCCCTGCAAGCCTGGAGCAATTGCATAAAAGCGGGCGTGTTTCAGGGATGGCGATGTTTCTCAGCAACTTGCTCAATATTAAACTGGTGATTGAATACAATAAAGAAGGCGGCGTTGAAGTGGCAAAAAAAGTCCGTGCCGATAATCGTGCCAAAAAAGCTGTTATTGAAAAACTTGAGCGGGCTATTTTAAAGTCACCTGTAAAAGAAGCTGCAATTATTCATTGTAATAATGAAGCAGGAGCTATCGAATGGAAAAAAGAATTATTAAAAGACTTTCCGTCAATTCAATTTACCCCAACACCACTTTCCGCCTGTGTGGGTGTCCATGCAGGAGAAGGTACATTAGGTTTGACATGGGTGCGGGAATAA
- a CDS encoding RNA polymerase sigma factor — protein sequence MEIEKLIDTYSDYLYRIAFIYTKDRLTAEEVVQDVFINYYHKSEQFEQKASIKTYLVKMTINRSYDYLRSWKNRKLVFTQFFQQQEKDVEQIYAEKELQGEVTAAVLTLPVKDREVLLLYYYEEMTVFEIAELLELAVSTVKSRLQRARAKLKPKLSMGVMEDD from the coding sequence GTGGAAATTGAGAAATTAATTGATACATACAGTGATTATTTATACCGCATCGCCTTTATATATACGAAGGATCGTTTAACCGCTGAAGAAGTAGTCCAGGACGTATTTATCAACTACTATCATAAATCAGAACAATTTGAACAGAAAGCATCGATTAAAACTTATTTAGTGAAGATGACGATTAACCGCAGCTACGATTATTTGCGTAGCTGGAAAAACAGGAAACTCGTATTTACCCAGTTTTTTCAGCAACAGGAAAAAGACGTGGAACAGATTTATGCAGAGAAAGAATTACAAGGGGAAGTAACCGCCGCTGTACTTACATTACCGGTAAAAGATCGGGAAGTATTATTGCTTTATTATTATGAGGAAATGACAGTGTTTGAAATCGCCGAGCTATTAGAATTGGCGGTATCGACTGTTAAATCGCGTTTGCAGCGTGCAAGAGCGAAATTAAAGCCTAAATTAAGCATGGGGGTGATGGAGGATGATTAA
- a CDS encoding MFS transporter, which translates to MDYIKRGTKSFKMTNIALFAAGFITFANLYITQPLMPQFSKDYNVSPAVASLSLSAATSVLAFSLLLFGSLSEAWGRKKLMTASIFAASVLTLALAFAPNFESILALRIIQGFVFAGVPAIAMAYLGEEMEPSSLGVAMGLYISGNAIGGLSGRIIIGTMSDLFSWQTGMIVLGILSIIISCYFVWALPESKHFTPRPLQFRLLTRTLFQHIKDRRLVLLFGIGFALMGSFVTMYNYIGFKLVDSPYHLSMTFVSWLFVVYLVGTWSSTWFGSLSDQYGRQNVLYSGIIIMSLGAVLTFPVSLPLKISGLIIFTFGFFGAHSIASGWVSHLAKVDKAQASSLYLFAYYMGSSIGGTLGGIFWMHYGWTGVVLFIGSALAVTFIFARFIQYFQSKYEKMQSA; encoded by the coding sequence ATGGACTATATCAAAAGAGGAACAAAATCCTTTAAAATGACGAACATCGCATTATTTGCTGCAGGTTTTATCACCTTTGCCAACCTTTATATCACGCAGCCGCTAATGCCCCAGTTTTCAAAAGATTACAATGTCTCCCCGGCTGTAGCCAGTTTATCATTATCTGCTGCTACATCTGTTTTGGCATTTAGTCTGTTACTTTTCGGATCATTGTCGGAAGCATGGGGCCGAAAAAAACTGATGACCGCTTCGATATTTGCGGCATCCGTTTTAACCCTCGCACTGGCGTTTGCTCCTAATTTCGAATCGATTCTTGCACTGCGGATCATTCAAGGTTTTGTATTTGCAGGGGTTCCAGCCATTGCGATGGCCTATTTAGGAGAAGAAATGGAACCTTCAAGCTTAGGTGTCGCAATGGGTCTTTACATAAGCGGAAATGCGATTGGCGGATTATCCGGCCGTATTATAATCGGCACGATGAGTGATCTGTTCAGCTGGCAAACCGGAATGATTGTTCTTGGGATTTTAAGCATTATTATCAGTTGTTACTTCGTATGGGCACTACCTGAATCCAAACATTTCACACCGCGCCCATTGCAGTTCCGATTACTGACTAGAACACTGTTCCAGCATATAAAAGATAGACGGCTTGTTTTACTGTTCGGGATTGGATTTGCATTAATGGGCAGCTTTGTGACAATGTACAATTATATCGGCTTCAAACTGGTTGATTCACCTTATCATTTAAGCATGACATTTGTGAGTTGGCTATTTGTTGTTTATTTGGTAGGGACGTGGAGCTCCACATGGTTTGGAAGCTTGTCTGATCAGTATGGCCGGCAAAATGTTCTCTACAGCGGAATCATCATTATGAGCTTAGGTGCAGTTCTCACCTTTCCTGTAAGTCTGCCTTTAAAAATAAGCGGACTCATTATATTTACTTTCGGCTTTTTCGGCGCTCATTCCATTGCAAGCGGCTGGGTCAGTCATTTAGCCAAAGTCGATAAAGCCCAGGCTTCCTCATTGTATTTGTTCGCCTATTATATGGGGTCAAGTATCGGAGGAACGCTCGGCGGTATCTTTTGGATGCACTATGGTTGGACCGGCGTTGTTCTTTTCATCGGATCAGCACTTGCAGTTACATTTATTTTCGCGCGATTTATTCAATACTTTCAATCTAAATACGAAAAAATGCAGAGCGCCTAG
- a CDS encoding DUF2759 domain-containing protein, whose translation MNLLMVIFGLVAIFGVIGIFQSIKEKNLLAAAFNALAAGVFGWFVIMTVLNQGYPPTH comes from the coding sequence ATGAACTTATTAATGGTTATTTTCGGTTTAGTTGCAATTTTTGGCGTAATTGGCATATTCCAATCAATCAAGGAAAAAAACCTTTTAGCTGCTGCCTTCAATGCATTAGCTGCAGGTGTTTTTGGTTGGTTCGTCATTATGACGGTATTAAATCAAGGCTATCCACCAACCCACTAA
- a CDS encoding DUF5071 domain-containing protein — protein sequence MIPKDKHDIAAVQKLKTADAEAVIPLLPKLLEWVQDMNWPVAEPMVELLLHYPNELTPLVDEVLRGDDDMWVYWCLVSIVPKLPFYSKLVLAEAVEQIAAMEKTPFNEDNIEAAQEALLSFQP from the coding sequence ATGATACCGAAAGATAAGCATGACATTGCAGCAGTGCAAAAACTGAAAACTGCGGATGCAGAAGCGGTCATTCCTTTACTGCCGAAGCTGCTTGAATGGGTGCAGGATATGAACTGGCCAGTCGCGGAGCCAATGGTTGAGCTGCTGCTTCACTATCCAAATGAGCTGACGCCACTTGTTGACGAAGTGCTGCGCGGGGATGATGATATGTGGGTTTACTGGTGTCTTGTTTCGATAGTACCGAAGCTGCCGTTTTATTCGAAACTCGTATTGGCAGAGGCTGTCGAACAAATTGCCGCAATGGAGAAAACACCATTCAATGAAGATAATATTGAAGCCGCCCAGGAAGCCTTACTAAGTTTTCAGCCATAA
- a CDS encoding LTA synthase family protein, with protein MKDFKWPKHSILAIAVIATWIKTVIVYETSFDMKIENAMQLLILIINPLSFLLFFYGLSLFLKSQKARNRYIVGSSILLSLVVYGNVAFYRFYNDFVTLPVLFQTSNFGELGTSAAAIISWTDIFYFVDVLLIFIAVKLLPKAEEQLLPIRKDARKAYFVMTAAILFLNLGLAETERPQLLTRAFDRELLVKNIGTYNYHLYDVYVQSKSSAQRALADGSELVEVSNYVRANQAEPNVEMFGKYEGRNVIAVSLESLQSFVINEEMNGEVVTPFLNSLTNDKDTYYFSDFYHQTGLGKTSDSEFIFENSLYGLGRGAVFFTHGENTYNSFAERLGENGYFTNVMHANNKSFWNRDMIYKSFKLDQFYDIESYEVTEDTSVNWGLKDVPFFEQSAALMKEMPQPFYSRLITLTNHYPFYLDPEDMMIPEYDSNSGTLNRYFQTVRYLDESVKEFFDDLKEQGLYENSIIVMYGDHYGISENHNKAMAKFLNKEEITPYDSALLQAVPLYIHIPGSNDGQVMDNVAGQLDIRPTLLHLLGIETSKDMQLGADLFSEEHEDFVIFRDGRFVTDQYVYAGEVCYDRETGEATDTEACQPFIDRATQELEYSDQIINGDLLRFYDTETGNLLIDTDYK; from the coding sequence ATGAAAGATTTTAAATGGCCTAAACATTCGATATTAGCGATTGCCGTAATAGCAACCTGGATTAAAACTGTAATTGTTTATGAAACTAGCTTTGATATGAAGATAGAAAATGCAATGCAATTGTTAATTTTGATTATCAATCCTTTAAGTTTCTTATTATTCTTCTATGGATTGTCATTATTCCTGAAATCACAAAAAGCGCGAAATCGCTATATTGTCGGCAGTAGTATTTTACTGTCATTAGTAGTATACGGAAATGTTGCCTTTTACCGTTTCTACAATGACTTTGTAACATTGCCTGTATTATTCCAAACGAGCAATTTTGGAGAGTTAGGTACATCAGCAGCAGCAATTATCAGCTGGACAGATATATTCTATTTTGTGGATGTATTACTGATTTTTATTGCTGTGAAGCTTTTACCGAAAGCGGAAGAACAGTTACTGCCTATTCGTAAAGATGCGCGTAAAGCATACTTTGTTATGACGGCTGCTATTTTATTTTTAAACTTAGGCTTAGCAGAAACAGAGCGTCCGCAATTATTGACACGAGCATTTGACCGTGAACTGTTAGTGAAAAATATCGGAACGTATAACTATCATCTTTACGATGTATATGTTCAGTCGAAATCGTCTGCACAGCGAGCGTTGGCAGATGGCAGTGAGCTTGTTGAAGTGAGCAACTACGTCCGCGCAAACCAGGCGGAACCTAATGTTGAAATGTTCGGCAAGTATGAAGGCCGCAATGTAATTGCAGTTTCTTTAGAATCATTGCAGTCATTTGTTATTAATGAGGAAATGAATGGGGAAGTAGTAACACCGTTCCTGAATTCATTGACAAACGATAAAGATACGTATTACTTCAGTGATTTTTACCACCAGACTGGGTTGGGGAAAACTTCGGATTCTGAGTTTATTTTCGAAAACTCGTTATATGGCTTAGGTCGAGGTGCAGTGTTCTTTACACATGGTGAAAATACGTATAACTCCTTTGCAGAGCGCTTAGGGGAAAATGGATATTTCACAAACGTTATGCATGCGAACAATAAATCATTCTGGAACCGTGACATGATTTACAAATCATTTAAATTGGATCAGTTTTATGATATCGAATCATACGAAGTAACGGAAGATACATCTGTAAACTGGGGACTAAAAGATGTTCCATTCTTTGAACAATCTGCAGCATTGATGAAAGAAATGCCACAGCCGTTTTACAGCCGTCTAATTACTTTAACAAACCACTACCCGTTCTATTTGGATCCGGAAGATATGATGATTCCTGAATATGATTCAAATTCAGGTACATTAAACCGTTATTTCCAAACAGTGCGCTACTTGGATGAATCGGTGAAGGAATTCTTCGATGATTTAAAGGAACAGGGTTTATATGAAAATTCGATTATTGTGATGTACGGAGACCACTACGGGATTTCCGAAAATCATAATAAAGCAATGGCGAAATTTTTAAACAAAGAAGAAATCACACCATATGACAGTGCGCTTTTACAGGCTGTCCCATTATATATCCACATACCTGGTTCTAATGATGGACAAGTGATGGATAATGTAGCGGGTCAGTTGGATATTCGTCCGACATTACTGCATCTGCTGGGTATTGAAACTTCAAAAGATATGCAATTAGGAGCAGACCTGTTCTCGGAAGAACATGAGGATTTCGTTATTTTCCGTGATGGTCGCTTTGTAACAGATCAATATGTGTATGCAGGTGAAGTATGTTACGACCGTGAAACGGGAGAAGCAACTGATACGGAAGCATGTCAGCCGTTTATTGACCGTGCAACACAAGAGCTGGAATACTCGGATCAAATTATTAATGGTGACCTGTTGCGTTTCTATGATACAGAAACAGGGAACTTGCTGATCGATACGGACTATAAATAA
- a CDS encoding glutathione peroxidase, which produces MNIYDIPVKTEKGEQYELDRYKGQVMMIVNTASKCGFTNQFTELEELYDKYKEEGFVVLGFPSDQFKQELSSGEEAAEFCRLDYGVTFPMHEMVKVNGSEAHPLFKHLSSEAKGLLGQSVKWNFTKFLVDRDGNVIKRYAPQDSPTKAEKDIAKLL; this is translated from the coding sequence ATGAATATTTATGATATTCCTGTTAAGACAGAAAAAGGCGAGCAATATGAATTAGACCGGTACAAAGGCCAAGTAATGATGATTGTTAATACGGCAAGCAAGTGCGGATTTACAAACCAGTTTACAGAGCTGGAAGAATTATACGATAAATACAAAGAGGAAGGATTTGTCGTACTCGGTTTCCCTTCTGATCAATTTAAACAGGAGTTGTCTTCCGGCGAAGAAGCTGCAGAGTTCTGCCGCCTGGATTATGGTGTAACGTTCCCGATGCATGAAATGGTGAAAGTAAACGGTTCAGAAGCTCATCCTTTATTCAAACATTTATCTTCTGAAGCTAAAGGTCTTTTAGGACAGTCGGTTAAATGGAATTTCACAAAATTTTTAGTCGACCGTGATGGCAACGTTATTAAACGTTATGCCCCACAGGATTCACCGACAAAAGCAGAAAAAGATATTGCAAAATTACTTTAA
- a CDS encoding YqgQ family protein, whose protein sequence is MKSMLDVLDILKQYGIYIYTKDRIGDLYLMEDEIKELYKSKFIDTKDFQMALLILRQEEQRLKAGK, encoded by the coding sequence ATGAAGTCAATGTTGGATGTGCTCGACATCTTAAAACAATACGGAATTTACATTTATACAAAGGACCGTATTGGTGATTTGTACTTAATGGAAGACGAAATTAAGGAATTATATAAATCAAAATTTATTGATACGAAAGATTTTCAGATGGCCTTATTAATTTTGCGTCAGGAAGAGCAAAGGCTTAAAGCGGGAAAATAA
- a CDS encoding TIGR04104 family putative zinc finger protein, with protein sequence MIKEKWQQELSKMQLTEQQKINIKQTVDRSKRPKQQPNWSFVIAPIFVFTAVFFLYLFTNDGTIAPPNQASSPVVENYEREQLAEVIRRGKHVAIISLLLIINGIFTTIVFFTMKRWQNPTIRKLRKAVYKLRYLLIIVSPFIVYAIGSLIHLFEVDIKWLKLVIFMLFIILQIVILLYFARNTTGEVCCPHCRHSYSKKAQISMVCKLKMELRCPKCNEKLFYSKKYRQIIGILTMLTSPTIIFSSYFGLPTFLTILCLVFYVLSIFIGVMPLYLELTDEEDNLY encoded by the coding sequence ATGATTAAGGAGAAGTGGCAGCAAGAGTTAAGTAAAATGCAATTAACGGAACAGCAGAAGATAAATATAAAGCAAACTGTCGATCGTTCCAAACGCCCGAAACAACAACCGAATTGGTCCTTTGTAATTGCCCCGATTTTTGTTTTTACAGCAGTATTTTTCCTGTATTTGTTCACTAATGACGGGACTATAGCGCCTCCTAACCAGGCATCGAGCCCGGTAGTCGAAAACTATGAACGAGAGCAATTAGCCGAAGTTATAAGAAGAGGCAAGCATGTGGCCATCATTAGTTTATTGCTGATTATCAACGGGATTTTCACTACAATTGTTTTCTTTACAATGAAGAGATGGCAAAACCCGACAATACGTAAACTCCGTAAAGCAGTCTATAAATTGCGCTATTTGCTGATCATTGTCTCACCATTTATCGTCTATGCAATCGGAAGTCTAATTCATTTATTTGAAGTGGATATTAAGTGGTTGAAACTTGTTATTTTCATGCTTTTCATTATTTTGCAAATCGTAATTTTACTTTATTTTGCCCGCAATACAACAGGAGAGGTATGCTGTCCGCATTGTCGCCATTCCTATTCAAAAAAAGCGCAAATATCAATGGTTTGTAAATTGAAAATGGAACTGCGGTGTCCAAAGTGTAATGAAAAACTGTTTTATTCTAAAAAGTATCGACAAATAATCGGTATATTAACGATGCTGACATCACCAACGATTATTTTCTCTTCATATTTTGGTTTACCGACATTTCTAACCATTCTATGTCTGGTTTTTTATGTACTGTCTATATTTATTGGAGTGATGCCATTGTATTTGGAGCTTACAGATGAAGAGGATAATTTATATTAA
- the rpmG gene encoding 50S ribosomal protein L33 — MRVNITLACTDCGERNYISKKNKRNNPERLELKKYCSREKKYTLHRETK; from the coding sequence ATGCGCGTAAACATTACTTTAGCTTGCACAGACTGCGGCGAACGTAACTACATTTCAAAAAAGAACAAGCGTAACAATCCAGAGCGTCTTGAACTTAAAAAATATTGCTCTCGCGAGAAGAAGTACACTCTTCACCGTGAAACAAAGTAA